The sequence below is a genomic window from Tenacibaculum tangerinum.
GATGATAGGTATGGAATACTTGTATCTTGATGACTTTGAAAATGCGCGGTTAAATTTCGCAAAATGTATTGAAGTAGATTATGAAGACTACTCATCTTTATACAATATAGTGTACTGTTTTGATATGGAAGATAGCCACGAAGAAGCTATTTCCTTTTTAAATTCGTATTTAGATAAGAATCCATATTGTGAAGTAGCCTGGCATCAATTAGGAAAACAATATTTCGAATTAGGAATGTATAAAGAGGCACTAACAGCTTTTGATTATGCTGTATTGATTGACGATATTTTTGTAGGCGGATATTTAGAAAAAGCAAAAGCACTCGAAAAGTTAAAGCGATATGATGAGGCTATTGAAAATTATTTGGTTACGCTAGAGTTAGATGACCCTACAGCGTATGCATATATAAGAATTGGAGAGTGTTATGAAAAACTTGAAAATACACAAACAGCCATACACTTTTATAAGAAAGCAGTACATGAAGATCCATTATTAGATAGAGGTTGGATTTTGTTAACCAATGCTTGTTATAATCAAGAAAACTATCAAAAAGCATTGTACTATATCAATAAGGCTATTCAAATAGACGAAGCAAATGTTTTGTATTGGAGACGCTATGGAGATATTAACCTAAAACTCAATTTTTATGAAGAATCTGTAAAAGCTTTTAAAAATTGCTTATCATTAGGCGATAGAGAAATTGAAATATATGTTGCATTAGCCGATATTTTGTTGTTTTTAGGAGAGTTTACTGAAGCACTTAAAATATTAATTCAAGCAAAAAGAATGTATAAAGAATTTGCAGAGGTAGAATACAGACTCTGTGGATTGTTTATGATACTAGGAAAAGAAGCATACAGCATTACACATTTAAAAAATGCGTTAACAATCGATTTTGAATACCATATCATTATCAGAGAGTTATATCCTACAGTGTTTGAAAACAAGCAGATTCAACAGATAATTTCTAGCTACGATAAAGCAGTGCAATAAAACGGTAAGTAACCCTTAAGCCAAAAATAAATCAAAAGAGAAAATTCTTATACAAGAATTGTTTTTTTTCTATATACAATCTTTGTTAGTGATAAATTGAATGAAACTCTGGACAATCCAACCTATAAAGTTTTATTATAATCTAATTTCAGATGGAGAAATACATTCGTCAGAAAAATATGCTGATTCTGACTTTAATCAGGCGTATAAATGGATTATAAAACAAATGGAAAATAGAATTGGGGAAAAACCAAGTAAAAATAGTTATCCTATTTGGGCATGGTATCAATATAAAAATATAAAAGCAAAGAAACCTGATTTAAGAGGTTCAGGTTTTTTACCGAAAGGTACAAAGGGAGTTCGAATTGAATTCGAGAAGCCCAAAAATGAAGTTCTACTTTCTGATTTTTACTTATGGCATTTCCCTTTAAACTATTGGTATATTGCAGACAATGAAAAGCAGGAATCTGAATTTGATAAACTTTTAAAAGATTCAAAAATAGAATTTATGCATAAAGAAAAATATCCACTCGAATTAAGAATGATAGTCGAAAATAGTTGGAATAAAATTTTTGATATGAGTTACGATTGCGATTATGTTACTGAAAATTTTAATAACAAAAAAATTCAAGCAACATTTTGGAGTTTAAAAACCAGTGAAATAACTAAAATCGACTTTTTTAATGCGAAATAGAAACCATTGCCAACACAACATAAAAAAATTGCTTGTTGATATTTTAAATTGGAATATGCTAAGTAAAATAAAAATTATTACGATATTTATTTTTTGACATATAAAAAAGTATCGTGTCGTTTTGAGTGAATTTGAGAAAATCAATAAAAATAATAATCTTTGTAAAATTCCACAGTATCCGAACGTATTTGTTAGTTTCAGTTAATTATTAAAACAAAAACTGCACTTAATTTACATTACTTAAGTTCTAGGAAGCTGCTAAATTCTTTAAAAAACATTATTTCGGTTATATAAAGAATGTTTTGGCCGATTTAAGAATTTATACTCTTGTTAATTAGAGAGAATGAGAAGAACAAATAAGTAAGATATGCTCGTCTTTGTTACCCGTTTTTTTAGTACATAAAATAGGCGCTAATTCTTAACAAATCCTACAACGATTTCGTATTTTTTTTAATGTTAATGATAAAAATTGAGTAAATTTGAACTTCGATTTTATGGGAAAAATAAAAAAAATAGCAGTAATGACTTCCGGAGGAGACGCTCCAGGAATGAACGCAGCAATACGATCTGTAGTAAGAACTTGTGCTTATTATCGTATTGAATGTATGGGAATTTATAGAGGATATCAAGGTTTGATTGAGGGAGACATCGTTCCTTTAACCGCTCGAAGTGTTAATAATATTATTAACAAAGGAGGAACTATCTTAAAATCGGCTCGCTCTAAAGAGTTTAGAACTAAAGAGGGTAGAAAAAAGGCATATGAGGTTTTACAAGAGCATGAGGTAGATTCTTTAGTGGTAATTGGAGGAGATGGTTCTTTTACAGGAGGAGTTGTTTTTAACAAAGAATTCAAGTTTCCAATTATAGGAATTCCTGGAACAATAGATAATGATATTTCAGGAACAAGCCATACACTTGGTTACGATACCGCTTTGAACACTGCGGTAGAAGCAATCGACAAGATTAGAGATACTGCGTCTTCGCACAATCGACTTTTCTTTGTTGAAGTAATGGGGCGTGATGCAGGTTTTATAGCGCTTAATGCAGGTGTAGGAGCTGGAGCAGAAGAAATTTTAATTCCTGAAGAAGATCTTGGACTCGAAAGAATGTTAGAGTCTTTAAAGAAGAGTAGAAGATCAGGGAAATCATCAAGTATTGTAGTGGTTTCAGAAGGAGATAAAACGGGTAAAAATGTTTTTCAACTGGCAGATTATGTAGAAGAAAATCTTCCTGATTATGAAGTAAGAGTTTCAGTACTAGGTCATATGCAAAGAGGAGGGTCTCCAAGTTGTTTTGATAGGGTATTAGCCAGTAGGTTAGGGGTAAGAGCTGTAGAACTGTTGTTAGATGGAAAGACGAACCTGATGGTTGGGTTAAAAGATAACAAAGTAATTGCAACAGATTTAGAGAAGGCAATTAAAGGTGAACATAATATTGATGACGAATTGTTACGTGTATCAGATATCATGACAACTTAAAACACAAATTATAAAATTTTAAAATAATGATAAAAATAGGAATTAATGGATTTGGAAGAATCGGTAGATTAGCTTTTCGTTCTGCAATGGAAAGAGATAATGTACAAGTAGTAGCGATAAACGACTTATTAGAGGTTGATTATCTTGCCTATTTACTAAAATACGATTCAGTTCATGGACGTTTCAAGGGAGATGTTGAGGTGAAAGATGGGAACTTGGTAGTGAACGGACAAACTATACGAGTTACAGCAGAAAGAAATCCTGAAAACTTACAATGGGATGCAGCAGGTGCTGAGTATGTTATTGAATCAACAGGGTTTTTCTTAACGCAAGAAAAAGCAGGTTTACACATTAAAGGAGGAGCAAAAAAGGTGATTATTTCAGCACCGTCTAAAGATGCAAAAATGTTTGTAGTTGGGGTAAATCATAAAGAATTATCTGCCGATGATACCATCATTTCAAATGCATCGTGTACTACAAACTGTTTAGCACCGTTGGCAAAAGTTATTCATGAAAACTTTGGTTTAGTAGAAGGTTTAATGACCACAATTCACGCAGCTACTTCAGGTCAAGATGCTGTTGATGGACCAAATTCAAACTGGAGAAGAGGTCGTTCGGTACTAAGTAACCTGATACCCACCACTACAGGTGCAGCGGTAGCAGTAGCCAAAGTTATTCCCGATTTAAAGGGTAAATTGACAGGTATGGCAGTGCGTGTACCAACCCCAGATGTTTCCTTAGTAGATTTAACTTTTAGAACAGAAAAGTCGACGTCTTTAGAAGAAATTTTAACTAAATTAAAAGAAGCCTCAGAAGGAGAACTAGAAGGAGTTTTAGGTTTTACCGAAGAACAAGTTGTTTCTCAAGATTTTGTTTCTGAAACAAGAACTTCTGTTGTAGATGCTAAAGCAAGTTTAGAGTTAAATGAAAATTTCTTTAAAGTAGTTTCATGGTACGATAATGAGTATGGATATGCTACAAAAATTGTAGATTTACTCGTACATGCAGCGTCTTTATAAGAATAATATTTATAATATATAGAATACCAGAAAACATTCCCGCTTTTTTAGATGGGAATGTTTTTTTAATATTTTTATGTATGGAAATAGCAATTATAGCACATGATGGGATGAAAGCTGAAATGGTTCAGTTTCTAAATAACCATAAAGAAGTGTTACATCAGAAAAAAATCGAGTTAATTTCTACTGGAACTACCGGAGAACAAGCTGAAAAAGCAGGTTTTGAGGTTAGAAGGTTCTTGTCAGGGCCTATTGGAGGCGATGCTCAAATTGCAGGTAGAGTAGCAGAAGGAAAATGTCAAATGGTCTTGTTTTTTAGAGATCCTTTAGCAAAACACCCACATGAGCCAGATATTTCAATGTTACTACGTTTGTGTGATGTTCATAATGTTCCTTTGGCAACAAACCCTTCAACAGCAGAATTATTAATCAAAGCGGTATAAAATCCACTTAAAGAGTGAATTTTTTTGTTCGTGTTATATCGATTTGTATGCTATTATTTGATAGCAATCATACTAATTTCAACATTGACAAACTTAGGTAAATTAGCTACCTCTACGGTTTCACGAGCTGGAGCAGTGGCTTCTTCAAAATATTGTCCGTAAACTGCGTTGATTTTAGAGAAATTGTGCATATCTGAAATAAAAATAGACGTTTTTACTACATTGTTAAAAGTCATGTCTGCAGCAGCTAACACGGCTTTCATATTTTGCATTACCTGTTTCGTTTCTGCTTCAATAGAATCTAAAACCAATTCATTCGTTTCAGGATTAATTGCTATTTGACCAGAAGTATAAAGCGTGTTTCCGCTCAATACAGCCTGATTGTATGGCCCAATTGGAGAAGGAGCGTTATCAGTTATAATTATTTTTTTCATTCTTACTTAAGTTAAAAAGTTAAAAAGGTTTTTAGTTTTGCCTACAGCCTACATACAGCTTAAAACAATACCCTGTCTGGTGGTTTGTTTTTATCCCATTTTAAATCGCTTAGTACCGACGCTTTTACACCAATAAAAAAGTAATAAGAAGAGTTCCTACCAAAAGGAGTCCAATTGAAGTTAAAGCGCCAGCTATCTAAATCTCTTGAAAAATTAAGTCGTGTATACGTAAACGCATTGTCTTTAATATCGTATCCAGAAGAAAAACCAACTTTCCATTTCGGAGACAACTCTACATTACCACTAAACATTAATGAGTTGTTTCTTATACCGCTTTTTAATCCATTATCAAAGTAACTCATAGCGTATACTAAATTAAGAGTCCAAGGTATTTTAGCTTTGTAAAGTTCTGTTTCTTTAACTTCGTCTTCTTTAGTATTGGTCTGATTAGGAAATCCGTTTGTTATTCCCATGTTCTCACCAAATACATCTGGAGTATCTTGTGCTCCATTACCACTTTGATTTTTATCTTCAGATTTGTCATCGTCATCTTTTTTTTCAAAATCTTTACTAGAAATAGCATAATTAGCAGTAACTCCTACATCGGTGAGCCTGAGAATAGCACTATTAAATTTATTAATTCGTTGTCCTTCACTATTTACTTGGTAAGGGTCGAAGGTAGCATTCATGTTTAACGCTAGTTTATCTTTAAAAAGACGTGTACCCGCATTGGCTCTAACAGTAGACCATCGTAAACTATCAGCAGCAATATTATAGCCTGCACTAAAGTCTAAGTTGTTAAGAATGGTTATTTTTTTATCTTCTTCATCGCTATCTGGATCTTTTGGAGCTACTTTAGCCTCTAAAACATTATTTACAGTTATACTAATAGAATTTGAAATACCACTTCCAGGAGTTCCGTACACACCACCTTGAAAAGGAGAATAAGTTAGCAAATCGTTCGGGTCGGAACTTTGTTGCACGGTCAAGTTATAATCATCAGCAAAATTAGGGCGATACCCATACGAAATAGAAGGTCTTATCGTATGTCTAATACCCTTTAAACGACCTTTTTTAATAGGAAATATACCGTAGATATTCGTAGATAAAGAAACCCCAAAATTATATTCGTTATAGCGAGTAAATCCACTAAGAGTATCGTTAATCACAGCTCCAAAATTGTCATCTTTGTCAATAGCTTCAGAGTCGTATCGCTTTTTAATTTTGTCAAAATACCATACGTCTTTGTAACTAACATTAGGTGTTAAGGTAAAATACTTAAAAGCTTTCATGCTGGTGTTGGTACTGATTGAATGTTGTACCCCTTTTTTGGCAGTTTGAAACATTTTTGCTGTTAAGAACTCATCATCAGTAGTATTAATAAGATATTGCCCTTGCATACTGTAATTCAAACCTATTTTTTGAATAGCATTCTTTTTGATACCACCTTTACCAGCAAACGGATAAATACGATCCATGTTTACCTGTAATGAAGGAAGTGTCATGGTAATCGTTTCGGTATTGGTGTTTTGAGTATGAGTAGCAGTCACATTCATATTAAAAGGTGTACCCACAAACTTTTTGTAATAAGAAACGGAAGAACTCAACGTATTATTTAAAAACTGAGAGCTATTAAATTCGTTTAACGATTGACGGTAATACTTACTACTACCTAAGTTAACCGATGCAGAAAAACGGGAATTCGGACTCGCTTTCGCGTCTTGACTATGACTCCATCGTATGTTAAAGTTAGTAGATTTTTGATAATCACTCAAACCACGTATACCCCGAATAATATTTTCATAACGCGCACTAAAACTCCCGCTAAATTTATAACGAACGTAGTAGTTCGATGAGGTGTTAAGTCCCCAACTTCCGTTGGTGTATAAGTCACCTAACATCGTCAAATCAAAATAATCACTCAGAGCGAAATAATAACCACCGTTTTGCATGAAAAAACCTTGGCTATTGCTTTCTCCCCAAGAGGGAATAATAAAACCAGAAGTCCTTTTATTGGTCATAGGAAAATAAGCAAAGGGTAAGTAAACAGGAGTTGGTACATCAGCTAAT
It includes:
- the pfkA gene encoding 6-phosphofructokinase, with product MGKIKKIAVMTSGGDAPGMNAAIRSVVRTCAYYRIECMGIYRGYQGLIEGDIVPLTARSVNNIINKGGTILKSARSKEFRTKEGRKKAYEVLQEHEVDSLVVIGGDGSFTGGVVFNKEFKFPIIGIPGTIDNDISGTSHTLGYDTALNTAVEAIDKIRDTASSHNRLFFVEVMGRDAGFIALNAGVGAGAEEILIPEEDLGLERMLESLKKSRRSGKSSSIVVVSEGDKTGKNVFQLADYVEENLPDYEVRVSVLGHMQRGGSPSCFDRVLASRLGVRAVELLLDGKTNLMVGLKDNKVIATDLEKAIKGEHNIDDELLRVSDIMTT
- a CDS encoding putative LPS assembly protein LptD, which codes for MRANPTYILLAFFLFCFQISTAQEFGKKGISPQKLKVDSTFTSSKDSLIDIKKTDIIVKKRDTIANDSIKPKEVIDGIITHDAEDYTIQNAKNKTITLYNEAHVTYTDIDLKAGIIILDYKNNMVYAKGIKDSTGYHQRPQFKQGNQESEQDSILFNFKTKKALVYGVKTNQAGIITYGEKTKRVNDSTVYMRRLRFTTSKKKIPDYYIQTNKAKLVPGKKIIVGGSNLVLADVPTPVYLPFAYFPMTNKRTSGFIIPSWGESNSQGFFMQNGGYYFALSDYFDLTMLGDLYTNGSWGLNTSSNYYVRYKFSGSFSARYENIIRGIRGLSDYQKSTNFNIRWSHSQDAKASPNSRFSASVNLGSSKYYRQSLNEFNSSQFLNNTLSSSVSYYKKFVGTPFNMNVTATHTQNTNTETITMTLPSLQVNMDRIYPFAGKGGIKKNAIQKIGLNYSMQGQYLINTTDDEFLTAKMFQTAKKGVQHSISTNTSMKAFKYFTLTPNVSYKDVWYFDKIKKRYDSEAIDKDDNFGAVINDTLSGFTRYNEYNFGVSLSTNIYGIFPIKKGRLKGIRHTIRPSISYGYRPNFADDYNLTVQQSSDPNDLLTYSPFQGGVYGTPGSGISNSISITVNNVLEAKVAPKDPDSDEEDKKITILNNLDFSAGYNIAADSLRWSTVRANAGTRLFKDKLALNMNATFDPYQVNSEGQRINKFNSAILRLTDVGVTANYAISSKDFEKKDDDDKSEDKNQSGNGAQDTPDVFGENMGITNGFPNQTNTKEDEVKETELYKAKIPWTLNLVYAMSYFDNGLKSGIRNNSLMFSGNVELSPKWKVGFSSGYDIKDNAFTYTRLNFSRDLDSWRFNFNWTPFGRNSSYYFFIGVKASVLSDLKWDKNKPPDRVLF
- a CDS encoding methylglyoxal synthase; protein product: MEIAIIAHDGMKAEMVQFLNNHKEVLHQKKIELISTGTTGEQAEKAGFEVRRFLSGPIGGDAQIAGRVAEGKCQMVLFFRDPLAKHPHEPDISMLLRLCDVHNVPLATNPSTAELLIKAV
- a CDS encoding DUF3841 domain-containing protein; protein product: MKLWTIQPIKFYYNLISDGEIHSSEKYADSDFNQAYKWIIKQMENRIGEKPSKNSYPIWAWYQYKNIKAKKPDLRGSGFLPKGTKGVRIEFEKPKNEVLLSDFYLWHFPLNYWYIADNEKQESEFDKLLKDSKIEFMHKEKYPLELRMIVENSWNKIFDMSYDCDYVTENFNNKKIQATFWSLKTSEITKIDFFNAK
- the gap gene encoding type I glyceraldehyde-3-phosphate dehydrogenase, giving the protein MIKIGINGFGRIGRLAFRSAMERDNVQVVAINDLLEVDYLAYLLKYDSVHGRFKGDVEVKDGNLVVNGQTIRVTAERNPENLQWDAAGAEYVIESTGFFLTQEKAGLHIKGGAKKVIISAPSKDAKMFVVGVNHKELSADDTIISNASCTTNCLAPLAKVIHENFGLVEGLMTTIHAATSGQDAVDGPNSNWRRGRSVLSNLIPTTTGAAVAVAKVIPDLKGKLTGMAVRVPTPDVSLVDLTFRTEKSTSLEEILTKLKEASEGELEGVLGFTEEQVVSQDFVSETRTSVVDAKASLELNENFFKVVSWYDNEYGYATKIVDLLVHAASL
- a CDS encoding Rid family detoxifying hydrolase, with amino-acid sequence MKKIIITDNAPSPIGPYNQAVLSGNTLYTSGQIAINPETNELVLDSIEAETKQVMQNMKAVLAAADMTFNNVVKTSIFISDMHNFSKINAVYGQYFEEATAPARETVEVANLPKFVNVEISMIAIK
- a CDS encoding tetratricopeptide repeat protein gives rise to the protein MPISKFESMLKTNEVYFFDAVEFETIIEHYLNTGKQSLAKKAVKLGLEQHPSSIQLKLMKVEILIFEEELHQAIKMLSNIEAVEPHNEEVFIQKAIILSKKKKHHEAIAILKESLQYIEDPSDIWSMIGMEYLYLDDFENARLNFAKCIEVDYEDYSSLYNIVYCFDMEDSHEEAISFLNSYLDKNPYCEVAWHQLGKQYFELGMYKEALTAFDYAVLIDDIFVGGYLEKAKALEKLKRYDEAIENYLVTLELDDPTAYAYIRIGECYEKLENTQTAIHFYKKAVHEDPLLDRGWILLTNACYNQENYQKALYYINKAIQIDEANVLYWRRYGDINLKLNFYEESVKAFKNCLSLGDREIEIYVALADILLFLGEFTEALKILIQAKRMYKEFAEVEYRLCGLFMILGKEAYSITHLKNALTIDFEYHIIIRELYPTVFENKQIQQIISSYDKAVQ